From the Acidovorax sp. NCPPB 3576 genome, the window CCTCGCGAAACTCGGTCTCGGCCATGCGCTTGTCGCCGCGCGCCGCGCGCGTGCCCTCGGCGGGCGGCTGGCCCGGCAGGTACTTGCCGGTGAGCACGCCGCGCGCGATCGGACTGTAGGGCACCACGCCCACGCCGTGGTGCGCGCAGGCCGGCAGGATCTCGACCTCGGGCATGCGGTTGAGCAGGTTGTAGTACGGCTGGCACACCACAGGGCCCGGCAGGCCCATGCGCGCCGCCAGGTGCACCAGCTCGGTGATGCGCCAGGCGCGGAAGTTGGACACGCCCCAGTAGCGGATCTTGCCGGCGCGCAGCAGCGCATCGATGGCGAACAGCGGCTCCTGCAGGTCCATGTCGTTGACGTCGCGGTGCAGGTACAGGATGTCCACGTGGTCGGTCTGCAGCCGGACCAGGCTGGCGTCCACCTCGCGCAGCATCCAGGTGCGGGAATACTGCGATTCGTTCACCCGGTCGGACATCTTGTTGCCCAGCTTGGTCGCCAGCACCCAGTCGTGGCGCTGGCCCTTGATCAGCTCGCCCAGCAGGGTCTCCGAGGCGCCCCGGGTGTACACGTCGGCCGTGTCGATGAAGTTCACGCCGCGCTCGCGCGCATCGGCCACGATGGCCGCGGCCTCGTCGCGCCCTGTCTGGTCACCGAACATCATGGTGCCCAGGCACAGGGCGGAGACTTGCAGGTTGCTGCGGCCAAGGCGGCGGTATTGCATGGCAAAAACCTTTCGATGAAGAAACGGGGAAAAGGAAGGAAAAAAGAAGGAAAGCGGCGGGCGGGCGAGGCCGGACTTTCAGTTCAGTAGTGCGGCGGCAGCTCGTCGCGCAGGCTGCGCGCGGCCCCGCCGCCGCCTTCGGGCATCTGCTGGCGCAACTGGGACACCTCGGCGAGGAGCCGGTCGATCTGCTGCTGTTGCCGGTAGATGGTGAGGTTGAGCTGGTCGAGCAGGTCTTCGGTGAAGCTGGCCTTGATCTCCAGATCGTTCAGGCGCTGGTCGGTGGGGTTGGTATCGGACATGGCCTCTATTGAAACCGATCGGCCACCGCATCGACCGCCATGCGCGGCAAGTCCCAGTAAAAAGGGCGCCGAAGCGCCCTGTCTTTTCGGCCTTTTTTCGGACCGCCGGGCGCTCAGGCGCGCACCGCCTGTCCCAGCCGGGCCACGCCTTCGCGGATCTTGTCCACATCGGCCGTGGCGAACGACAGGCGCAGCGTGGCGTGGTCGGGCTGCGCGCAGAAGAACGGCGTGCCGGGCACGAAAGCCACGCCCTGCTCGATGGCCTTCTTGGCCAGCACGTTGCCATCGGCCACCTGGCCGCGCGCGCCGGTGAGGCGCGCCCACACGAACAGGCCGCCCTGCGGCTGCACGAAAGCGATGGCATCGCCCAGTTCCTTGCGCAGCGCATCGCCCATGGCCTGGGCGCGCTCGGCATACACCGCGCGCACCTTGGCCAGCGTGGCGGGCATGCGGCCGGCCTTGAGGTACTGCGCGGCCGTGGCCTGCGCGAAGGTGCTGGTGTGCGCGTCGCTGAACTGCTTGCACATGGTGGCCTTGGCCAGCAGCTCGGCCGGGGCGATGAGCCAGCCCACGCGCAGGCCGGGGCTCAGCACCTTGCTCAAGGAGCCGCAGTGCACCAGCAGGTCGCGGCTGCCGGGCACGTCGGCCGACAGCGCCAGCAGGCTGGGGGGCGGCGCCTCGCCGAAGTACAGGTCGCCGTAGGGGTCATCCTCGACGATCAGCGTCTGGTGGCGCACGGCCATCTCCAGCACCTTCTTGCGGCGCGAAAGGCCCAGCAGCGCGCCGCTGGGGTTGCCGAAGGTGGGGATGAGATAGACGAACTTGGGGCGGTGCTCGGCGATGAGCTTTTCCAGCGCGTCGGTGTCCACGCCTTCGCCATCGACCGGCGCGCTGATCAGCTCGGCGCCGTACAGCCGAAAGCACTGGATGGTGGCCAGGAAGGTCGGGCCTTCCACGATCACCTTGTCGCCAGGGCTGATGAGCGTCTTGCCCAGCAGGTCCAGCGCCTGCTGGCTGCCGGTGGTGACGATGAGGTTGTCGATCGCCACGTCCCTGGCGCCCTTGCTGGCCATGAAGGCGGCGAGCTGCTCGCGCAAGGGGTTGTAGCCCTCGGTGGCGCCGTACTGCAGCGCCGCGCCCGGCTCCTCGGTCAGCGCCTGGTTAGCGGCCTCTCGGATGCCGTCCACATCGAACATCGCGCTGTCCGGAAACCCCCCGGCGAAGCTGATGATGCCGGGCTTGCCCAGCAGCTTGAAAAGCTCGCGGATGGCGGAGGTTTCTACGTTGTTCAGTCGGTCGGCGAATTGCAGGGGCATGGTCGGGGTCTCACTTTCTGGATGCGATTGTCGCCAAATCGGCGCGGCGTTTTCCTGCGTGTGGTGCCTGCCCAGGCGGGCGATGCGCCGGGGCCGCAGCGCCCCGCCCCGGAATCGGCGGCGAAATGCTGCGCCGATGCCGTGGCTGGGAGCGTTCTCCGGCGGCGGCTTTACCCGGCAGTGGAGGCCGCTGCCGACCCGGCGCCCAATTGCTGCCACAGGTAGGCGAACTCCAGCGCCAGCAGGTGGGCGCGCTGCGCGTTGTCGGCCGCGCCGCCGTGGCCGCCCTCGGTGTTCTCGTAGTACAGCAGGTCGTGCCCCTGGGCCAGCATGCGCGCGGCCATCTTGCGCGCGTGGCCGGGGTGCACCCGGTCGTCGCGCGTGGAGGTGGTGAAAAGCACCCGCGGATAGCGCGCATCGGCCCGCACCTGGTGGTAGGGGCTGTAGCGCGCCAGGAAGGCCCAGTCGGCCGGATCGTCCGGATCGCCGTACTCGGCCATCCACGACGCGCCCGCCAGCAGCGTGTGGTAGCGCCGCATGTCCAGCAGCGGCACCTGGCACACCACGGCGTTGAACAGGTCGGGCCGCTGCACCATCACCGCGCCCACCAGCAGCCCGCCATTGCTGCCGCCCTGGATGCCCAGGTGCGCGGGCCGGGTCACGCCGCGTGCTATCAAATCCTGCGCGATGGCGATCAGGTCGTCGTAGCTGCGCTGCTTGTGTTCGCGCACCGCCGCCTGGTGCCATGCCGGGCCGTACTCCCCGCCGCCGCGCAGGTTGGCCACCACCAGCACGCCGCCCTGCTCGCACCAGGCCCGGCCGTAGTCGGCCGCGTACCAGGGCGTGAGCGCATGCTCGAAGCCGCCGTAGCCGTAGATCAGCGTGGGGTTGTTGCCATCGGCCTGTGCGCCGCGCGGCCACAGCACGAAATACGGCACCCGCGTGCCGTCGGCCGAGGTGGCGAAGCACTGCTCGGTGCGCATGCCTTCGGCATCGAAGCGCGCCGGCCCGGCCTTGAGCAACTCGCGCTCGTCATGGGCGGTGCTGGCCAGAAACAGCGAAGCGGGCGTGGTGAAGTCGGTGTACGACAGCAGGTAATGCTCGGCCAGCGGATCGTCGGCCAGCAGCGGGTCGTACAGGGCCGTCACGCCCAGCTGGCCGGGGAACGGCGTGTCCACTGCGCGGCCCACGAAGGGGCCGCCCTCGCCATCACCCTCGCCCCCGGGACGGTGCCACAGCTCCAGCCGCTCGGCCACGTTGTCCATCACCTGCAGCAGCACATGGCCGCGCGTGGTGTCGTAGCCGGCCAGCGAGCGCGTCGCCGTGGGCGTGAACAGGGCGGTGGCAGCACGTTCGCCGCGCAGCCAGGCGGCCGCATCGGCATGCACCAGCGAGCCCGCGGAAAAGCGCTCGGACCCCAGCACCAGATCGCTGCGCAATTGCAGCAGCAGCGTGCCGCGCAAAAAATCGGGAATGGCGTCGTCCGGCACGTCCAGCCGCACGGGGGCGGCATCCGGCCCGTCCACAGGCCCTTCGATCAGCCAGACCTCGTGGCGGTAGAAGTCGATCATGCGGGTGAACACGGTGCGCTCGAAGCCCGGCGTGCGGTCCACGCCGACCCCCACTCCCACGTCCGACGCATCGCCTTCGAACACCGTCACGGCGCTGGCCAGCGGCGTGCCGCGCCGCCAGCGCTTGACGATGCGGGGGTAGCCCGATTCGGTCATCGAGCCTTCGCCGAAATCGGTGCTCACGTACACCGTTTCGGCGTCGATCCAGGTCAGCTCCGACTTGGCCTCGGGCAGGGCGAAGCCGCCTTCGACGAACTGCCGCGACGCCAGATCGAATTCGCGGATCACCGTGGCGTCGGCCCCGCCGCGCGAGAGCGACACCAGGGCGTGGCGGTACTCCGGACCCAGCACCTCGGCCCCGCCCCAGACCCAGTTCTCGCCCTCGGCCAGGGCCAGGGCATCGAGATCGAGCACGGTCTCCCAAGCAGGTTCGGGCGTGCGGTAATCGGCCAGCGTGGTGCGCCGCCACAGGCCACGGCGGTGGTGCCCGTCCTGCCACAGGTTGTAGAGCCAGTCGCCCCGCCGCACCACGCTGGGAATGCGGTCCTTCGCATCGAGGATGGCCAGCAACTGCTCGCGCGTGGGGGCGTATTCGGGCCGGGCCGTCAGCACCGCCTCGGAGTGCGCATTGCGCTCGCGCACCCAGGCCAGGGCGCGCTCGCTGTCCACCTCTTCGAGCCACTGGTGGGGATCTTCGTCCTGCGCGCAGGGGTGAACGGGCGTTGCGATGGGCAGCGTGGGTTCGGACATGGGTTCCTTGGGGTATGACGTTCCGGGCCGGCACTGCCGGGCGCCAGCGATTTTCGCTGCCCTCGGCTTGCCCTGCGCCCGGCCGGGATTTGGCCTGACTGCCGGCCCGGCCGGCCCAGAAGACCCAGCAGGAGCGGCACGGCCTGCCGCAAGGCATCGGGCTACCTTGCGGGAACGGCCCCGCCGCTGATGGCAGGCCCGGGCCACCGCGCGATCTCCCGGCACGTGCCTGGGTGCCCATCCGCGGGCACGCTGCGGGCGGGCGCGGCACCCTCCCGGTGCAGCCGCCAATCCATGCGCATGAGCAGATGGCCCAGCAGCGTGTGGTAGAGCGCATCGCCCACCAACGCATCCTCCACGCCTGCATCCAGGTTCGGGTTGTCGTTGATCTCGATCACATGGACCCCGGCCGCGTTGCATTTGAGGTCCACGCCGTAGAAGCCGTCGCCGACCAGCCGTGCAGCCTGCATGGCAACCTGCATCACCTGCGGCGGTACGGCATCCAGGGGCACGGCCTGCGTGCGGCCCTCCACGTACTGGCCGTTTTCGCCATGCCGCAGGATCTGCCAGTGGCCATCGCACATGAAGTATTTCGCAGCGAACAGGGGCTGCCCGCCGATCAGGCCGATGCGCCAGTCAAAGTCGGTGTACATGAATTCCTGGACCAGGATGATTTCGGACTCCCGGAACATGTCCCGTGCGATGGCGCGCAGCGCCTCGGCGCTCTCGGCCTTCTTGACACTGCGGCTGAACGAGCCGTCCGGGACTTTCACGACCACCGGGTAGGCCAGGCCATGCGGCAGATCACCGAGCGTGCGGCGGCTTACCAAGTGCGTGCGCGGGGTGGCGATTCCGTGGCCTTTGAGCAGTTCGGCCAGATACGCCTTGTTGGTGCAGCGCAGGATGGACACCGGATCGTCGATCACCGGCATGCCCTCGGCCGTGGCCTTCTTGGCGAATTGGAAAGTATGGTGATTGACCGCCGTGGTCTCGCGGATGAAAAGCGCGTCGAACTGGGTCAGGCGCGCAAAATCCTTCTTCTCGATCAGCTCGACCGCAATGCCCATGCCGTGGCCCACGTCCACGATTTTCTGCAGCGTGCGGCGGCTGGAAGGCGGCAGCGGATCGTTCGGGTCATGCAGGATGGCCAGGTCCATGCGCGGAGCGGCCACCACGGCCGCCGGACGCCAGTTGCGGCGCGTGAAATGCGCGAGGGCCTCGTCGAACAACCCGCCGCGGTGGGCCCCCACGTCGCGCGGATCGAGCGATTGCAGCGCGCAGACAT encodes:
- a CDS encoding aldo/keto reductase, whose translation is MQYRRLGRSNLQVSALCLGTMMFGDQTGRDEAAAIVADARERGVNFIDTADVYTRGASETLLGELIKGQRHDWVLATKLGNKMSDRVNESQYSRTWMLREVDASLVRLQTDHVDILYLHRDVNDMDLQEPLFAIDALLRAGKIRYWGVSNFRAWRITELVHLAARMGLPGPVVCQPYYNLLNRMPEVEILPACAHHGVGVVPYSPIARGVLTGKYLPGQPPAEGTRAARGDKRMAETEFREESLQIAQRLKTHAEERGVTLAQFATAWVLAHRAVSAVIAGPRTLAQWQDYAPALGVQITAQDEALVNDLVAPGHPSTPGYTDPAYPLYPRTRG
- a CDS encoding SlyX family protein, which encodes MSDTNPTDQRLNDLEIKASFTEDLLDQLNLTIYRQQQQIDRLLAEVSQLRQQMPEGGGGAARSLRDELPPHY
- a CDS encoding aminotransferase-like domain-containing protein, encoding MQFADRLNNVETSAIRELFKLLGKPGIISFAGGFPDSAMFDVDGIREAANQALTEEPGAALQYGATEGYNPLREQLAAFMASKGARDVAIDNLIVTTGSQQALDLLGKTLISPGDKVIVEGPTFLATIQCFRLYGAELISAPVDGEGVDTDALEKLIAEHRPKFVYLIPTFGNPSGALLGLSRRKKVLEMAVRHQTLIVEDDPYGDLYFGEAPPPSLLALSADVPGSRDLLVHCGSLSKVLSPGLRVGWLIAPAELLAKATMCKQFSDAHTSTFAQATAAQYLKAGRMPATLAKVRAVYAERAQAMGDALRKELGDAIAFVQPQGGLFVWARLTGARGQVADGNVLAKKAIEQGVAFVPGTPFFCAQPDHATLRLSFATADVDKIREGVARLGQAVRA
- a CDS encoding prolyl oligopeptidase family serine peptidase, with the translated sequence MSEPTLPIATPVHPCAQDEDPHQWLEEVDSERALAWVRERNAHSEAVLTARPEYAPTREQLLAILDAKDRIPSVVRRGDWLYNLWQDGHHRRGLWRRTTLADYRTPEPAWETVLDLDALALAEGENWVWGGAEVLGPEYRHALVSLSRGGADATVIREFDLASRQFVEGGFALPEAKSELTWIDAETVYVSTDFGEGSMTESGYPRIVKRWRRGTPLASAVTVFEGDASDVGVGVGVDRTPGFERTVFTRMIDFYRHEVWLIEGPVDGPDAAPVRLDVPDDAIPDFLRGTLLLQLRSDLVLGSERFSAGSLVHADAAAWLRGERAATALFTPTATRSLAGYDTTRGHVLLQVMDNVAERLELWHRPGGEGDGEGGPFVGRAVDTPFPGQLGVTALYDPLLADDPLAEHYLLSYTDFTTPASLFLASTAHDERELLKAGPARFDAEGMRTEQCFATSADGTRVPYFVLWPRGAQADGNNPTLIYGYGGFEHALTPWYAADYGRAWCEQGGVLVVANLRGGGEYGPAWHQAAVREHKQRSYDDLIAIAQDLIARGVTRPAHLGIQGGSNGGLLVGAVMVQRPDLFNAVVCQVPLLDMRRYHTLLAGASWMAEYGDPDDPADWAFLARYSPYHQVRADARYPRVLFTTSTRDDRVHPGHARKMAARMLAQGHDLLYYENTEGGHGGAADNAQRAHLLALEFAYLWQQLGAGSAAASTAG
- a CDS encoding RimK family protein, coding for MTSEHVIVVERRSDFRWSDPGVRIVTAEAFIAEEPRPRARARKVTNLCRNYSYLGMGYYCSLLAEARGDRVTPSVETIVNLQRGKQQAASLAALDRLIGPLASVPQSVSTLALDVFFGRTEDAELTALARKSFELFRCPLLRLQLQRREPSPGWHVCALQSLDPRDVGAHRGGLFDEALAHFTRRNWRPAAVVAAPRMDLAILHDPNDPLPPSSRRTLQKIVDVGHGMGIAVELIEKKDFARLTQFDALFIRETTAVNHHTFQFAKKATAEGMPVIDDPVSILRCTNKAYLAELLKGHGIATPRTHLVSRRTLGDLPHGLAYPVVVKVPDGSFSRSVKKAESAEALRAIARDMFRESEIILVQEFMYTDFDWRIGLIGGQPLFAAKYFMCDGHWQILRHGENGQYVEGRTQAVPLDAVPPQVMQVAMQAARLVGDGFYGVDLKCNAAGVHVIEINDNPNLDAGVEDALVGDALYHTLLGHLLMRMDWRLHREGAAPARSVPADGHPGTCREIARWPGPAISGGAVPAR